The proteins below are encoded in one region of Candidatus Krumholzibacteriia bacterium:
- a CDS encoding response regulator has product MTRARVLIVEDESIVRMHVRATVEAIGHEVVASVATAEEAVEAARREAPDLILMDIQLRGERTGVDAARELSLDVDAALIFVTAFADENTVRATESVGAVGYIVKPFSEPELRAVITTALGTHRRARRLRARERTLARVLFGGSDAIVVADTEARVTFANRGACDATGWAPADVIGLPLEEALRVDPSERVAFEAAVSRVMGGSEAAPFQIRVKMQSRTAELSGELTPLFPEIPSDAGLVATFRSGQAGFQLASPRDDTGARLLIYSHDTFGLGHLSRSVNLASALIQHFPQLSVLIVTGSSVAHRMRMPARVDYVKLPAVRKVASERYQARSLAMSDATIVEFRASLLLRTVQDFDPDAVLVDHSPAGMKGELVPSLEWLAANRPGCARMLGLRDVIDDPESVLSIWTKDGLYRLVEDSYDHVFVYGMREVFDAASAYRFSPALASRVAYMNYVGETAELPPSAGNRTEGKQRRRVLVTIGGGDGAGELVVGTFLEMAERLGGAMEFDATIVTGPLVDEELLRSFQTRAAALPSVSLVEFVDSTSAPMRGADLVICTGGYNTTAQAMRHARSVVIIPRITHRKEQLVRAECLRARGMAGLIHPDELTADLLAATIRRELAAGPDAQMKARALLQFDGAENVARYCAEHGVIRGRSELRT; this is encoded by the coding sequence ATGACCCGAGCGCGTGTTCTCATCGTCGAGGACGAGTCCATCGTCCGCATGCATGTGCGCGCGACGGTGGAGGCGATCGGTCACGAGGTGGTCGCCTCGGTTGCAACCGCGGAAGAGGCTGTGGAAGCGGCGCGCCGGGAAGCGCCAGACCTCATCCTGATGGACATCCAGTTGCGCGGAGAGCGTACGGGTGTCGATGCGGCGCGCGAACTCTCCCTCGACGTGGATGCAGCATTGATCTTCGTTACCGCGTTCGCCGACGAGAACACCGTTCGGGCCACGGAATCGGTCGGCGCGGTCGGATACATCGTGAAGCCATTCAGCGAGCCGGAACTGCGGGCGGTGATCACGACCGCGCTGGGAACCCACCGCCGCGCGCGACGGTTGCGGGCGCGGGAGCGCACGCTTGCGAGAGTCCTGTTCGGGGGCTCCGATGCCATCGTTGTGGCCGACACCGAGGCCAGGGTGACCTTCGCCAACCGCGGCGCCTGTGATGCCACCGGCTGGGCGCCCGCAGACGTCATCGGCCTGCCGCTCGAAGAGGCCCTGCGCGTGGATCCGTCGGAGCGGGTGGCGTTCGAAGCCGCCGTCAGCCGGGTCATGGGTGGCAGCGAGGCCGCGCCATTCCAGATCCGCGTCAAGATGCAGTCCCGCACGGCGGAGTTGAGCGGTGAGTTGACGCCACTGTTTCCGGAGATCCCGTCCGACGCAGGCCTGGTGGCGACGTTCCGGAGCGGCCAGGCCGGATTCCAGCTGGCATCCCCCCGGGACGATACCGGCGCGCGGCTGCTCATCTACTCGCACGACACCTTCGGCCTGGGGCACCTGAGCCGGAGCGTCAACCTCGCATCCGCGTTGATACAGCATTTCCCGCAACTGTCGGTGCTTATCGTGACCGGATCGTCCGTAGCCCATCGCATGCGCATGCCGGCGCGCGTCGACTACGTGAAGCTGCCGGCGGTGCGCAAGGTGGCGTCCGAACGCTACCAGGCGCGGTCGCTGGCGATGTCCGACGCCACCATCGTGGAATTCCGGGCCAGCCTGCTGTTGCGAACGGTACAGGACTTCGACCCCGACGCGGTGCTGGTGGATCATTCACCGGCGGGAATGAAAGGTGAGCTGGTTCCGAGCCTGGAGTGGCTCGCGGCCAACCGCCCCGGCTGCGCAAGAATGCTGGGCCTGCGCGATGTCATCGACGACCCCGAGTCCGTGCTGAGCATCTGGACGAAGGATGGCCTCTACCGGCTGGTCGAGGACAGCTACGACCATGTCTTCGTCTACGGCATGCGCGAGGTCTTCGACGCGGCGAGCGCCTACCGGTTCTCGCCGGCGCTGGCGTCGCGGGTGGCGTACATGAACTACGTCGGTGAGACCGCGGAACTCCCTCCCTCTGCCGGAAACCGCACGGAGGGGAAGCAGCGGCGACGCGTTCTCGTCACCATCGGCGGGGGAGACGGCGCGGGCGAGCTGGTGGTGGGTACGTTCCTCGAAATGGCCGAGCGCCTGGGCGGCGCGATGGAATTCGACGCCACCATCGTGACGGGGCCGCTGGTGGACGAGGAGCTGCTGCGCAGTTTCCAGACCCGCGCGGCCGCGCTGCCGTCGGTGAGCCTGGTCGAGTTCGTCGATTCCACGTCGGCGCCGATGCGGGGCGCCGACCTCGTGATCTGCACCGGAGGCTACAACACCACCGCGCAGGCGATGCGCCACGCGCGGTCAGTCGTGATAATCCCGCGCATTACCCACCGCAAGGAGCAGCTCGTTCGCGCCGAGTGTCTGCGCGCACGCGGGATGGCCGGCCTCATCCATCCGGACGAACTGACGGCGGATCTTCTGGCTGCCACCATCCGTCGTGAACTGGCCGCGGGGCCGGATGCCCAGATGAAGGCGCGCGCCCTGCTTCAGTTCGACGGCGCCGAAAACGTGGCGCGTTATTGCGCCGAACACGGGGTCATCCGGGGAAGGAGCGAGTTGAGGACGTGA
- a CDS encoding glycosyltransferase family 4 protein, with protein sequence MKIAYVAKMFPRLSETFVLNEILELERQGAEVVVFSALKPNEGRFHPQLALLKAQVVYLEDLDPKKWAAWIAPLWSRLASRRDRLFGELESAIAAGDPRRVDLVWQSAWMACRLEELGVERMHAHFATLPSTLAYLVNRIAGIPFSFTAHAKDIYVYRPEETLLAEKLAAADFGITVTEFNRRHMLSILPPEVHQKVRVLHNGVSLATFTPPDAEGREEDLILGVGRLVPKKGFDVLVEACGLLAMRGARFRCIIAGEGPELESLRERSRALGLEDRVEFTGPVTSEDVRRLMRRAAVFCLPCRVSADANVDALPTVLLEALATGLPAVSTRLSGIPEIIDDGLSGVLVDPEDADATARSLETILASPELRLRYGVNGRDKAERCFDLEKNVASLHTMFKGGSPDPHRSGASAATPGGGSRARVLYVSGDPGIPFGGSKGAAVHVRQFLDALDASGCDATLVTARRDPKSMLAPPYPVVVATGARSSRLASALGAGAEGFGEVLDFGGNSAMLDAIEREARGRSFDVVYERYSLLGVAGCAFARASGLPFVVEVNSPLVLEAERFRGLRDGDLARRVERLVLGSANHVIAVSEEVRDYVLGIVPGAPVSVLPNAVDPSRFDRPGDGWRRRLGGEDDVIVGFVGRVRPWHGVDRLVDALSLALQAHPRLRLCIVGNADGEADAIVERARERGIAGRVTLLGEVRFEDIPGVLGAMDILAAPYPDMSDFYFSPLKLFEYMAAAKPIVASRIGQVARLLRDGETALLVPPGDVPAMAGALGRIASNAEFANRLGRNARAAVESGHTWQHRMGVVLGLFDSVRGGKAATSRVS encoded by the coding sequence TTGAAGATTGCATACGTGGCGAAGATGTTTCCGCGCCTGTCGGAGACATTTGTGCTCAACGAGATCCTCGAACTGGAACGGCAGGGCGCAGAGGTCGTCGTCTTCTCCGCGCTCAAGCCCAACGAGGGCCGGTTCCATCCCCAGCTCGCGCTACTCAAAGCGCAGGTCGTCTACCTGGAGGATCTCGATCCGAAGAAGTGGGCGGCGTGGATCGCTCCCCTGTGGTCTCGACTGGCATCACGCCGCGATCGGTTGTTTGGCGAACTGGAGAGCGCGATCGCGGCAGGGGACCCGCGCCGGGTGGATCTGGTCTGGCAGAGCGCGTGGATGGCCTGCAGGCTCGAGGAACTCGGGGTCGAGCGCATGCACGCTCACTTCGCCACGCTTCCAAGTACGCTCGCCTACCTCGTGAACCGTATCGCGGGGATCCCATTCAGCTTCACGGCGCACGCCAAGGACATCTATGTGTACCGGCCGGAGGAAACGCTGCTCGCGGAGAAGCTTGCGGCTGCGGATTTCGGCATAACCGTGACGGAATTCAACCGCCGCCACATGCTTTCCATACTCCCGCCCGAGGTGCACCAGAAGGTGCGGGTGCTGCACAACGGGGTAAGCCTCGCGACGTTCACCCCGCCGGATGCCGAGGGCCGGGAAGAGGATCTCATCCTGGGCGTCGGGCGGCTGGTGCCGAAGAAGGGATTCGACGTGCTGGTGGAGGCGTGCGGCCTGCTCGCAATGCGAGGCGCGCGCTTCCGCTGCATCATCGCGGGCGAGGGCCCGGAACTGGAGAGCCTGCGCGAGCGCTCGCGGGCGCTGGGGCTGGAGGATCGCGTCGAATTCACGGGGCCGGTGACCTCGGAGGACGTTCGTCGGTTGATGCGGCGGGCGGCGGTGTTCTGTCTTCCGTGCCGGGTCTCCGCGGATGCCAACGTGGACGCACTTCCCACCGTCCTGCTGGAGGCGCTGGCCACCGGCCTTCCCGCGGTATCCACCCGCCTGTCGGGGATCCCGGAAATCATCGACGATGGCCTCAGCGGAGTGCTTGTGGACCCGGAAGACGCCGACGCAACCGCCCGCTCCCTCGAAACGATCCTGGCGTCGCCCGAACTGCGGCTGCGCTACGGCGTGAACGGGCGGGACAAGGCGGAGCGCTGTTTTGACCTGGAGAAGAACGTTGCGAGCCTGCACACGATGTTCAAAGGGGGGAGCCCGGATCCGCACCGGAGCGGGGCTAGTGCTGCGACACCAGGGGGCGGTAGTCGTGCACGCGTGCTCTACGTTTCGGGCGATCCGGGCATACCCTTCGGCGGGTCCAAGGGGGCGGCGGTGCACGTCCGCCAGTTCCTGGACGCTCTGGACGCGTCGGGCTGCGACGCGACGCTGGTTACCGCGCGCCGCGATCCGAAGTCCATGCTGGCGCCGCCCTACCCGGTCGTCGTCGCGACGGGTGCGCGCTCCTCGCGCCTGGCGTCGGCGCTGGGGGCCGGCGCGGAGGGATTCGGCGAGGTGCTCGATTTCGGCGGTAACAGCGCGATGCTGGATGCGATCGAACGTGAGGCGCGGGGACGTTCCTTCGATGTCGTCTACGAACGCTACTCTCTGCTGGGCGTTGCCGGGTGCGCCTTCGCGCGCGCGAGTGGTCTGCCGTTCGTGGTGGAGGTAAACTCACCGCTGGTACTCGAGGCCGAGCGCTTCCGCGGCCTGCGGGATGGCGACCTGGCCCGGCGGGTGGAGCGTCTGGTGCTGGGATCCGCGAATCACGTCATTGCGGTGTCGGAGGAGGTTCGCGACTACGTGCTGGGCATCGTTCCTGGAGCGCCGGTAAGCGTGCTTCCGAACGCGGTCGACCCGTCCCGGTTCGATCGCCCCGGCGATGGCTGGCGCAGGCGCCTGGGCGGAGAGGACGACGTGATCGTCGGATTCGTCGGGCGCGTAAGACCGTGGCACGGCGTGGACCGGCTGGTCGATGCGCTGTCGCTCGCCCTGCAGGCCCACCCGCGGCTGCGCCTGTGTATCGTCGGCAACGCAGATGGGGAGGCCGATGCGATCGTGGAACGCGCCCGCGAGCGCGGCATCGCCGGGCGCGTGACGCTCCTGGGCGAGGTCCGGTTCGAGGATATCCCGGGTGTGCTCGGCGCGATGGACATCCTGGCGGCACCGTACCCCGATATGAGTGACTTCTATTTCTCGCCGCTCAAGCTGTTCGAATACATGGCGGCGGCCAAACCCATCGTTGCGTCGCGCATCGGCCAGGTCGCAAGATTGTTGCGCGACGGCGAGACCGCGCTGCTGGTGCCGCCGGGGGACGTGCCGGCGATGGCGGGAGCCCTGGGGCGCATCGCGTCGAATGCGGAGTTCGCGAACAGGCTGGGACGAAACGCGCGAGCGGCGGTTGAATCCGGCCACACGTGGCAGCATCGCATGGGCGTCGTGCTGGGACTCTTCGATTCGGTGCGGGGTGGGAAGGCCGCGACATCGCGGGTTTCATGA
- a CDS encoding sigma 54-interacting transcriptional regulator — protein sequence MSRARVMIVEDEAVVQVHLRRLVTSLGHEVVGVATSARQALSLAANARPEVALIDVNIEGEVDGITAAGEIESRYGTTVIFVTAFADDSTLARAGDIGSHGYVVKPFSEAQLKAALATALAARGRLAGSLGGEALRGVLSRLGDGVVLIDASGHVTFANPLAEQMFAREGIRLPGERLDRVLQVSPAGIRDALRRWLDDGASGSPPFGDEPVEIRCGDGGMIRGEVEILPLRFGAGAASGWAVLVHATTSGPGTDRTALRKRLAPGGEFHGIIGRSDAMLALYERIEKLAGVPWTVLIEGETGCGKELAARALHTLSPRARGAFVAVNCAGLTDTLLGSQLFGHRRGAFTGAVESQVGVFEAANGGTLFLDEIGDISPALQKSVLRVLDDNVVTRVGETEGRRVDVRVVCATQRDLDEEIAAGRFRADLLYRLRGARLILPPLRTRGDDIVLLAQHFLAAAARTLAKRLDGFSPEALAAIQRYSWPGNVRELRGAIDHAALASVAAVIARTDLPAEVLAGAPAEPGDDRSRLVNALQRAGGNRSRAAALLGISRATLYRRLAQFGLADD from the coding sequence ATGAGCCGCGCCCGTGTCATGATCGTCGAAGACGAAGCGGTGGTCCAGGTGCACCTGCGCCGGCTGGTGACGTCGCTTGGGCACGAGGTGGTGGGTGTGGCCACGAGTGCGCGACAGGCGTTGAGCCTCGCGGCGAACGCGCGCCCGGAGGTCGCCCTGATAGACGTGAACATCGAGGGGGAGGTGGACGGCATCACCGCGGCCGGCGAGATCGAGTCGCGCTACGGCACCACGGTCATCTTCGTCACCGCGTTTGCGGACGATTCGACGCTTGCACGGGCCGGTGATATCGGGTCGCACGGGTACGTCGTGAAGCCGTTCAGCGAGGCTCAGTTGAAAGCCGCCCTCGCCACGGCGCTCGCCGCCCGCGGGCGTCTTGCCGGTTCGCTGGGGGGCGAGGCGCTGCGCGGCGTTCTGTCACGCCTTGGTGACGGCGTCGTGCTCATCGACGCTTCAGGACACGTGACGTTCGCCAATCCACTGGCGGAGCAAATGTTCGCACGTGAGGGAATTCGACTTCCCGGCGAGCGCCTGGACAGGGTTCTCCAGGTGTCGCCGGCGGGAATCCGGGACGCCCTGCGCCGCTGGCTGGACGACGGAGCGTCCGGATCTCCTCCCTTCGGCGACGAGCCGGTGGAGATTCGCTGCGGCGACGGCGGGATGATTCGCGGGGAGGTGGAGATTCTGCCGCTGCGGTTCGGGGCGGGCGCTGCGTCCGGCTGGGCGGTGCTCGTACACGCGACCACCTCCGGACCGGGAACCGACCGGACCGCGTTGCGCAAACGCCTTGCGCCCGGTGGCGAGTTCCACGGCATCATCGGCCGCAGCGACGCGATGCTGGCTCTGTACGAGCGCATCGAGAAGCTGGCCGGTGTCCCGTGGACCGTTCTCATCGAAGGGGAGACCGGTTGCGGAAAGGAACTGGCGGCGCGGGCCCTGCACACCCTGAGTCCCCGCGCCCGGGGGGCGTTTGTCGCCGTCAACTGTGCCGGACTCACGGACACGCTGCTGGGAAGCCAGCTCTTTGGCCACCGCCGCGGCGCCTTCACCGGCGCCGTCGAGAGCCAGGTGGGGGTGTTCGAAGCCGCGAACGGGGGAACGCTCTTCCTGGACGAAATCGGGGACATCTCGCCCGCCCTGCAGAAGTCCGTCCTGCGCGTGCTCGATGATAATGTGGTGACACGCGTCGGGGAGACGGAGGGGCGCCGGGTCGATGTGAGGGTGGTTTGCGCGACGCAGCGCGACCTTGACGAGGAGATTGCAGCCGGCCGCTTCCGCGCCGACCTCCTGTACCGGTTGCGCGGCGCGCGGCTGATCCTGCCACCCCTGCGGACGCGCGGCGACGACATCGTCCTGCTCGCGCAGCACTTTCTTGCCGCCGCCGCGCGCACGCTCGCCAAACGCCTCGACGGTTTCTCTCCCGAGGCGCTCGCCGCAATCCAGCGCTACTCCTGGCCGGGCAATGTCCGCGAGCTGCGCGGCGCCATTGATCACGCGGCGCTGGCGAGCGTGGCCGCGGTCATCGCGCGGACGGATCTGCCCGCCGAGGTTCTGGCCGGCGCCCCGGCCGAACCGGGAGACGATCGCTCCCGTCTCGTGAACGCGCTGCAGCGGGCGGGAGGCAACCGGTCGCGAGCCGCGGCGCTGCTCGGCATCAGCCGTGCCACGCTCTACCGGCGGCTCGCCCAGTTCGGTCTCGCCGACGACTAG